A segment of the bacterium BMS3Abin14 genome:
CCGTGCTGCAGATTAGCAAAAAAGGAGGGCTGAATTTCGCCGGGGCCGGAATTTCGCTTATCCTCTATGGCTTTGCCACCGGCATGATCCGCTCAGGGTCCATCGTCCCGCTACTGGGCGTGCCGATTGAATTAATAAGGGGGATAACCGCCTTCGCTATTCTTCACTTCATCATGAACGCTTTGCACATCTTTGACGTGGAGAGGAAATCGCTGATCGAGGAGCAGCTCACGCGTTTCGCGAAGTCGGAAAAGCTCAGTTCCCTCGGCAAACTCGCCGCCGGCATCGCTCACGAGATAAACAACCCCCTGGCAAACGCTTCCATCAATGTCGAGATGCTCAAGAAAGAGATGACACAGGACCGGGAAAACGGATCTTTTCCAAAGAGGCTGAGCGCCATTGAGGGAAGTATCGACCGGGCCTCCAGGATAGCCCGGGAACTGCTTGATTTTTCCAGCGACAGGTCAGCGGAGTTTTCCCAGACCGACCTGGGTGACGTGATCCAGAGCACACTGGATCTCATGCGCGCCGAATGGAAGAATCACAGCATCACACTGGACCTGGACGGATCGCCCATGATCCGGGCCATCCCCTGGAAGCTGGAGGAAGTTTTCCTGAACATCTTCATCAACGCCATTGACGCGATGCCCGATGGCGGGGACATTCACGTTGAGGCCCGAGGGGAAAACGGGGAGGTCTTTGTCCGGGTTACCGACACCGGGACAGGCATCCCGCCCGAACATATCGACATGGTTATGGATCCATTCTACACGACCAAGGAGGTCGGGCAGGGAACGGGGCTGGGGCTGTCAATCTGTTTCGGTATCATGGAGATGCATGGCGGAAGGATCGATATTTCGAGCAAACCAGGTCACGGCACAACTGTCATCCTGGTTTTTCCCGGCACGGAGGAGGAGAATGTCAAAAATTATGGTGGTAGATGACGACACGGAACTTCGGGAGAACCTGACCGAGATCCTCGTTGACGCCGATCATGAGGTTTTTTCGGCAAATCAGAGCGAAAAGGCGCTCCAGATGCTCGAGGATGAGGCGGTGGACCTGATCCTCCTCGACCTGATCATGCCCGGTATGGGGGGCATGGATGCCATACCACTTTTACGTAGAACATGTCCCGGCGCCAGGAT
Coding sequences within it:
- the zraS_7 gene encoding sensor protein ZraS, with protein sequence MFLLYLFYGGVFFAIGVAITSKDTSASNLGIARNLWIFALFAYTHGIHEWFEMYLNLASRPIAVQLVITFQIVQISLMFVSFSFLLLFGTRIMGYVLPAKRHWFSLFAVIIVVAWFGMILATNNKGTMDFFSMADLHMRNIIALPAALLSGCGFFIFSRTVLQISKKGGLNFAGAGISLILYGFATGMIRSGSIVPLLGVPIELIRGITAFAILHFIMNALHIFDVERKSLIEEQLTRFAKSEKLSSLGKLAAGIAHEINNPLANASINVEMLKKEMTQDRENGSFPKRLSAIEGSIDRASRIARELLDFSSDRSAEFSQTDLGDVIQSTLDLMRAEWKNHSITLDLDGSPMIRAIPWKLEEVFLNIFINAIDAMPDGGDIHVEARGENGEVFVRVTDTGTGIPPEHIDMVMDPFYTTKEVGQGTGLGLSICFGIMEMHGGRIDISSKPGHGTTVILVFPGTEEENVKNYGGR